The genomic interval GTCGCTTGCAGATTGGAATTGCCAATGATGCTGACCCCGCCTTGTACAACGGTCTCATTGTTTTTGGTAAAGGGTGTATTACCCCCTGTAGCGGCTGCCAGATCGATAATGATGGAACCCGGGCGCATGGCAGCGATCATTTCCTCTGTGATCAGGATCGGGGCTTTTTTACCAGGGATCTGCGCCGTGGTAATGATAATATCTGCCTTAGCAGCTGATTCAGCGATCCGGGCTTTCTGCCTTTGCATAAAATCTTCGGATTGCTCTACGGCATATCCGCCAGCTTTTGAGGCATCGGCGGCTCCTTCTACTTCAATGAATTTCGCACCCAGACTCATCACCTCCTCTTTCACAGCCGGACGCGTATCGAATACTTCTACTACCGCACCCAGTCGGCGCGAAGTAGCAATGGCCTGGAGACCAGCTACGCCGGCCCCTAATATGAGCATTTTTGCGGGGGCAATACTTCCTGCCGCGGTCATGAACATGGGGAAATAACGGGAGTAAGAGGCAGCTGCAGTCAGCACGGCCTTATACCCGGCGATATTAGCCTGCGAACTCAATACATCCATGGCCTGGGCCCGGGTGGTACGCGGCAGCATATCAAGGGA from Chitinophagales bacterium carries:
- a CDS encoding Re/Si-specific NAD(P)(+) transhydrogenase subunit alpha, translated to MTIGILKEPAYESRVSLLAEAAATLTKKGIQIIVEENAGAKAFCPDSEYTKAGARVTSRTEVIASADLLLGIHTPEEAGGPSFAGKVMLGVYQPLFQKDIMQQWATNKITTFSLDMLPRTTRAQAMDVLSSQANIAGYKAVLTAAASYSRYFPMFMTAAGSIAPAKMLILGAGVAGLQAIATSRRLGAVVEVFDTRPAVKEEVMSLGAKFIEVEGAADASKAGGYAVEQSEDFMQRQKARIAESAAKADIIITTAQIPGKKAPILITEEMIAAMRPGSIIIDLAAATGGNTPFTKNNETVVQGGVSIIGNSNLQATMPSDASKMYGKNILNFLALLITKEGQLHLNWEDDLVKGSCITHEGEIVHERVK